A section of the Anabaena cylindrica PCC 7122 genome encodes:
- a CDS encoding 6-pyruvoyl trahydropterin synthase family protein, whose amino-acid sequence MPKWKLLTEFTFDSAHYIKDYKGPCGRMHGHTYKVKIEAKSSQLHSSEYCPHPVMVADFRSLRWAKKDVTQGGLDHCVLNEVLPPEYETTAEMIAKYIYDETKKRLPADVKLKVAVSETPNSWAEYEDD is encoded by the coding sequence ATGCCTAAATGGAAATTATTAACAGAATTCACATTTGATAGCGCCCACTACATCAAAGACTATAAAGGCCCCTGTGGAAGAATGCACGGCCATACTTATAAAGTAAAGATTGAAGCAAAATCATCACAATTACATTCTTCAGAATACTGTCCTCACCCAGTCATGGTTGCTGATTTTAGAAGCTTACGTTGGGCTAAAAAAGATGTAACCCAAGGAGGATTAGATCACTGTGTTCTTAATGAAGTTTTACCTCCTGAATATGAAACAACTGCGGAGATGATTGCTAAATATATTTATGATGAAACCAAAAAGCGATTACCAGCGGATGTAAAACTCAAAGTAGCAGTATCAGAAACGCCTAATTCTTGGGCAGAGTATGAGGATGATTAA
- a CDS encoding sterol desaturase family protein, with amino-acid sequence MLEAIAVSWLLLFLGDFLSTFFYHIPEHIFGSLHLTTHHSSKKDFRHYAILTFNFQVLLDGVLGAFPYLLVAVLLWSLSPVGVICGLLFGQFHVWWRHITALGWQTPQPVTFLCQLLFITTPEQHWLHHQKTNLGFGDIFTFFDQPAKIWMRWLRLVRLHLRDYLGTRVSS; translated from the coding sequence ATGCTTGAGGCTATCGCTGTTTCTTGGTTGTTACTGTTTTTAGGCGATTTCCTTTCAACTTTTTTTTACCACATACCTGAGCATATTTTTGGTAGCCTCCACCTGACAACACACCACTCATCGAAAAAGGATTTCCGACACTATGCTATTTTAACATTCAATTTTCAGGTGCTTTTAGATGGTGTATTAGGAGCTTTTCCTTATCTACTTGTAGCAGTATTGCTCTGGTCTTTATCTCCAGTTGGGGTTATTTGTGGACTACTGTTTGGTCAGTTTCATGTGTGGTGGAGACATATCACCGCTTTAGGTTGGCAAACTCCTCAGCCGGTGACTTTCCTGTGTCAATTGTTATTTATCACTACTCCTGAACAGCATTGGTTACACCATCAAAAAACTAATTTGGGATTCGGTGATATTTTCACATTTTTTGACCAACCTGCTAAAATTTGGATGCGCTGGTTGCGTTTAGTGAGACTTCATCTGCGTGATTATTTAGGTACTCGTGTTTCTAGTTGA
- a CDS encoding EAL domain-containing protein, with product MAENEREKIRHLLVVSDPEGQRTIPLLETTYSLGRDIRNAIVLRSRSVSRQHAILLRVTIPNTEKYGFRIIDGNFNGKRSTNGLIINGSKSFSHNLQHGDIIAFGNPQAQAQYYAISNLSEEEFKQSCKASDLSGFLAAQGDPVNPFDTLIVYEDNGEVSGDSLLTRLASFPELIPNPIIEMDLEGTVTYLNPAAALKFPRLREIAKKHPILAGLVSEVENQEGKNNSFVREVEVNGEIFEQSVHYLPESDLIRTFIVREITEQKKAEAELQQRDRLLQAVAEAANYLLAEMNYEIAIEKALATFGAAANGDRIYLFQNHPHLTTGEMAMSLQFEWTKTGVAPSQHHWQNKSYQTSGLRRWYSTLSIGKPISGLTQGFPIAEQEILRQDQIKSLLLVPLRLEDDFWGYLGLVDCTLERIWSTHEKSSLLTMAAIISGARQRQQVEAKIRYQALHDLLTGLPNRLQFNDILAQTINKADEEQKSLAVMFLDLDRFKMINDTLGHTLGDELLQNVAKRLAHSLRPGDTIARWGGDEFTILLPQISNDQQITQLAAKILQAIEKPFHLHGHELYISSSLGISLLNKHSPDAETLIQHADVALYYAKDEGRNNYQFYRESLSARTPELLSLEKSLRYALEREEFIVYYQPKVNIITRKITGMEALLRWNHPEMGIVAPNIFIPIAEASGLIIPIGEWVLRKACTQNKAWQDAGFLPMTIAVNLSPKQFRQPNLVETVAEILAATGLESQFLELEITETTAIEDLNFTQIVLGKLQQMGVLLSIDDFGTGYSSLSRLQVLPLHNLKIDRSFIKELTKDNTNNKVAHIIKAIVALGRSLGLRLIAEGVEKSEELEFLKSIKCDDVQGFLFHRPLSVQQATELMISKSQISE from the coding sequence ATGGCAGAAAATGAACGGGAGAAAATTCGGCACTTACTGGTTGTGAGTGATCCAGAAGGACAACGAACTATACCTCTATTAGAGACTACTTACTCTCTAGGTCGGGATATCAGAAACGCCATTGTTCTGAGATCTAGATCCGTATCGAGACAACACGCAATTCTATTGCGTGTCACTATTCCTAACACAGAAAAATATGGATTTCGGATTATTGATGGTAACTTCAATGGCAAAAGAAGTACTAACGGCTTAATTATTAATGGCAGTAAATCTTTTTCTCATAACCTCCAACATGGAGACATTATTGCCTTTGGTAATCCCCAAGCGCAAGCTCAATATTATGCTATTTCTAACCTATCAGAGGAAGAATTTAAACAATCTTGTAAAGCATCTGACTTGTCTGGATTTTTAGCCGCACAAGGAGATCCTGTCAATCCTTTTGATACTCTGATTGTTTATGAAGACAACGGTGAAGTATCTGGTGATTCTCTGTTAACTCGACTTGCTTCCTTTCCAGAACTCATTCCTAATCCAATTATCGAAATGGATTTAGAGGGAACAGTCACCTATCTGAATCCAGCAGCAGCGCTGAAGTTTCCTAGACTTAGGGAAATTGCCAAGAAACACCCAATTTTGGCAGGACTGGTGAGTGAAGTTGAAAATCAAGAAGGTAAAAATAACTCTTTTGTCAGAGAGGTAGAAGTCAACGGAGAAATTTTTGAACAATCCGTTCATTACTTGCCAGAGAGCGATTTAATTAGAACTTTTATTGTTCGAGAAATTACGGAGCAAAAGAAAGCTGAAGCAGAATTGCAACAACGCGATCGCTTGCTTCAAGCTGTTGCTGAAGCTGCCAATTATTTATTGGCAGAAATGAACTATGAAATAGCGATAGAAAAAGCACTTGCTACATTTGGGGCAGCGGCCAATGGCGATCGCATTTACCTCTTCCAAAACCATCCCCATCTCACCACAGGGGAAATGGCCATGAGTTTACAATTTGAATGGACAAAAACAGGTGTAGCACCATCCCAACACCATTGGCAAAATAAGTCTTACCAAACTTCCGGACTAAGACGATGGTACAGTACTCTCTCTATAGGAAAGCCCATTAGTGGACTTACCCAAGGGTTTCCCATTGCAGAACAAGAAATCCTGCGCCAAGATCAAATTAAATCCCTCTTGCTTGTACCTCTGCGATTAGAAGATGATTTTTGGGGCTATCTTGGGTTAGTAGATTGTACCTTAGAGCGTATTTGGTCAACCCATGAAAAATCTAGCTTATTGACCATGGCTGCAATTATCAGTGGCGCTCGTCAGCGACAGCAAGTAGAAGCTAAAATTCGCTATCAAGCCCTACATGACCTACTTACCGGATTGCCCAATCGTTTGCAGTTTAACGATATACTAGCTCAAACTATAAATAAAGCAGACGAAGAGCAAAAAAGTCTAGCTGTAATGTTCCTCGATCTAGATCGCTTCAAAATGATTAATGATACTTTGGGACACACACTAGGAGACGAACTATTACAAAATGTAGCTAAAAGACTGGCACATTCCCTGAGACCAGGAGACACTATTGCTCGCTGGGGAGGTGACGAATTCACCATCCTGCTGCCCCAAATTAGTAATGATCAACAAATAACCCAACTAGCTGCCAAAATTTTACAAGCCATAGAAAAACCCTTTCATCTACATGGACATGAGCTGTATATAAGTTCCAGCCTTGGCATTTCACTTTTAAATAAACATAGTCCTGATGCCGAAACCTTAATCCAGCACGCAGATGTCGCCTTATATTATGCCAAAGACGAAGGCAGAAATAACTACCAATTCTACAGAGAATCCCTGAGTGCCAGAACTCCCGAACTCTTAAGTTTAGAAAAAAGTCTGCGCTATGCTCTAGAACGAGAAGAATTCATTGTCTATTACCAACCTAAGGTAAACATCATCACCAGAAAAATTACTGGGATGGAAGCTTTATTGCGTTGGAATCACCCAGAAATGGGAATAGTCGCCCCCAATATCTTCATTCCCATAGCTGAAGCAAGCGGATTAATTATCCCCATCGGTGAATGGGTATTACGGAAAGCTTGTACTCAAAATAAAGCCTGGCAAGATGCTGGCTTCTTACCCATGACTATTGCAGTTAATCTTTCTCCCAAGCAGTTTCGTCAACCCAATCTGGTGGAAACAGTAGCTGAAATTTTAGCAGCAACAGGACTTGAATCGCAATTTTTAGAATTAGAAATCACCGAAACAACAGCAATAGAGGATCTCAACTTCACGCAAATCGTGTTAGGAAAATTACAGCAAATGGGTGTACTCCTTTCCATTGATGACTTTGGTACAGGTTATTCTTCCCTTTCCCGCTTACAGGTTTTACCACTCCATAATTTAAAAATTGATAGATCATTCATCAAAGAATTGACAAAAGATAATACAAATAACAAAGTAGCCCACATCATCAAAGCGATCGTTGCCTTAGGACGTAGTTTAGGTTTAAGACTGATTGCTGAAGGAGTAGAAAAGTCCGAGGAATTAGAGTTTTTGAAGTCAATTAAGTGTGATGATGTACAAGGATTTCTATTCCATCGACCTCTTTCTGTTCAACAGGCTACAGAATTGATGATCAGTAAATCTCAGATCTCTGAGTAA
- a CDS encoding 1-aminocyclopropane-1-carboxylate deaminase/D-cysteine desulfhydrase, with protein sequence MSSIFLSPPIQQINSQIADNAGVELYVLRLDMMHPQVNGNKWFKLKYNLLEAKAKNLSTLLTFGGAYSNHIFATAAAGNLFGFRTIGVIRGEETLPLNPTLSFAVEKGMHLVYVNRQTYRQRDTNQLQEELKQRFGEVFIIPEGGCNLNGVHGCREILKTTTGFDTICLACGTATTLAGIVLSSNLEQRVIGFPVLKGGDFLTREIHSLLQNYLVSDLSIPVDFTASWELVCDYHFGGYAKVNEELIRFCQSFNKEHGILLDYVYTGKMFYGVIDLLQQGYFQPGRILLIHTGGLQGNMGIKIIRNS encoded by the coding sequence ATGTCTTCAATCTTTCTTTCTCCACCTATACAGCAAATTAATAGTCAAATAGCCGATAATGCTGGTGTAGAATTATACGTATTACGACTGGATATGATGCACCCACAGGTTAATGGTAATAAGTGGTTCAAACTGAAATATAACCTTTTGGAGGCAAAAGCAAAAAATCTATCAACTCTGCTCACTTTTGGAGGCGCTTATTCTAACCATATTTTTGCTACAGCAGCAGCAGGTAATTTGTTTGGCTTTCGGACTATTGGGGTAATTCGTGGTGAAGAAACTTTACCTCTAAATCCCACGCTGAGTTTTGCGGTAGAAAAGGGTATGCATCTGGTTTATGTAAATCGCCAAACATACCGTCAACGCGACACAAATCAATTACAGGAAGAGTTAAAACAACGCTTTGGTGAAGTGTTTATTATTCCTGAAGGTGGTTGTAACCTTAATGGTGTACATGGATGCAGAGAAATACTTAAAACAACAACGGGATTTGATACTATTTGTTTAGCCTGTGGAACTGCGACAACTCTCGCTGGTATTGTCCTATCATCTAATTTAGAACAGAGAGTAATTGGCTTTCCTGTATTGAAAGGTGGCGATTTTTTGACGAGGGAAATCCACAGTTTATTACAAAATTATCTTGTTTCTGATTTATCTATACCTGTTGATTTTACTGCATCTTGGGAATTGGTATGCGATTATCATTTTGGAGGTTATGCAAAAGTAAATGAGGAATTAATTAGGTTTTGTCAAAGTTTCAATAAAGAACACGGCATACTTCTAGATTATGTATATACGGGAAAAATGTTTTATGGGGTGATAGATTTACTTCAACAAGGATATTTTCAACCAGGACGCATCCTGTTAATACATACTGGTGGCTTACAGGGAAATATGGGGATTAAAATAATTCGTAATTCGTAA
- a CDS encoding pyridoxamine 5'-phosphate oxidase family protein, which produces MAKVFDYITEELQKFIAAQHLFFVGSAPLSSTGHVNLSPKGLESFRILSPNRVGYLDVTGSGNETSAHLLENGRITFMFCAFQEPPCILRLYGQGQTILPDSPAWNSLYSLFSPISGSRQIIVADIERVQTSCGLGVPLYEYQGQRETLVNWADKKGAAGIKEYHQQKNFVSIDGLLTPLCQVHNQKFID; this is translated from the coding sequence ATGGCTAAAGTATTTGACTATATCACTGAAGAACTGCAAAAATTTATTGCAGCCCAACACCTATTTTTTGTAGGTTCTGCACCTCTAAGTTCAACAGGTCATGTTAACCTTTCTCCCAAAGGTTTAGAAAGCTTTCGCATCCTTTCACCGAACCGAGTGGGTTACTTAGATGTCACAGGTAGTGGGAATGAAACCTCAGCCCATTTGCTAGAAAATGGCAGAATTACATTTATGTTTTGCGCTTTTCAAGAACCACCTTGTATTTTGCGTCTTTACGGACAAGGACAAACGATTTTACCAGATTCCCCAGCATGGAATTCCCTATATTCCCTATTTTCTCCCATCTCAGGCTCTCGACAAATAATAGTTGCAGATATTGAACGTGTACAAACTTCTTGTGGGCTTGGTGTTCCACTTTATGAATATCAAGGACAAAGAGAAACTTTAGTTAATTGGGCTGATAAAAAAGGAGCAGCGGGAATTAAAGAATATCACCAGCAGAAAAATTTTGTTAGCATTGATGGCTTATTAACTCCCTTGTGTCAAGTTCATAATCAGAAGTTTATTGATTAG
- a CDS encoding glutathione S-transferase family protein translates to MPQLTLVIGNKNYSSWSLRPWLVMKQFGLKFEEIRIPLYSSDSLSELQQYSSSGKVPVLLHNNITVWDSLAICEYLAETFPHLPCWPENTNARALARSISAEMHSGFQMLRQNMPMNCRNKYPGKGWDLGVQKDINRITSIWQECLQSFGANGKFLFGNFTIADAMFAPVVLRFLTYDVQIDSISRNYVEAILELPAIQDWITAAKGEFEVISKFEF, encoded by the coding sequence ATGCCGCAACTAACCTTGGTAATTGGTAATAAAAATTATTCATCTTGGTCATTACGTCCTTGGTTGGTGATGAAGCAATTTGGATTAAAATTTGAGGAAATTCGGATTCCTCTCTACAGTTCAGACTCTTTATCAGAACTTCAGCAATATTCTTCCTCTGGAAAAGTACCTGTATTACTTCACAATAATATAACTGTGTGGGACTCTTTAGCTATTTGCGAGTATCTAGCAGAAACATTTCCTCATTTACCCTGCTGGCCAGAAAATACAAATGCCAGGGCATTAGCACGTTCTATTAGTGCTGAAATGCATTCAGGATTTCAAATGTTACGCCAAAATATGCCGATGAATTGCCGCAATAAATATCCTGGAAAAGGTTGGGATTTGGGTGTACAAAAAGATATTAATCGCATAACTAGTATTTGGCAAGAATGTCTACAAAGCTTTGGTGCAAATGGCAAGTTTTTATTTGGTAATTTTACCATTGCCGATGCTATGTTTGCCCCAGTTGTATTGCGATTTTTAACGTACGATGTACAGATAGATTCTATTTCTAGGAATTATGTAGAGGCAATTTTGGAATTACCTGCAATACAAGATTGGATCACAGCAGCAAAAGGTGAATTTGAAGTAATATCCAAATTCGAGTTTTAG
- a CDS encoding transposase, which translates to MEIILAHAHNLMYTILALMPTRYQRDNLEAMLGLFLAADGKPLPHYSKAKSESALSRFLNISNWSTRKLIYHLRQQALEQINSHCPLGRKAFLQVIIDLTTLEKCGKFKGLNNLISVYNGRRGFHIVILYLVVGKWRIPWNFRVWRGKGTASPAQMALRMVRNLPKDFTKKFEVKILADTAFGTKDFSTVFVNLNIMLSLVLVVIVN; encoded by the coding sequence ATGGAAATCATTCTTGCCCACGCCCATAACCTAATGTACACCATTCTAGCATTGATGCCTACTCGTTATCAAAGAGATAATTTGGAAGCAATGCTAGGATTATTTCTAGCCGCAGATGGAAAACCTTTACCACATTACAGTAAAGCCAAATCCGAAAGTGCATTAAGTCGATTTTTGAATATTAGTAATTGGTCTACTCGTAAACTCATTTATCATCTCCGCCAGCAGGCGCTTGAACAAATTAATAGTCACTGTCCATTAGGGCGAAAAGCATTTTTACAAGTGATTATTGACCTCACAACTTTAGAAAAATGTGGTAAATTCAAAGGTTTAAATAACTTAATAAGTGTCTACAATGGTAGGCGAGGTTTCCATATAGTAATCTTATATTTGGTAGTTGGAAAATGGCGTATACCCTGGAATTTTCGCGTCTGGAGAGGTAAAGGTACAGCCAGTCCTGCTCAGATGGCACTACGAATGGTACGTAATTTACCAAAAGATTTTACCAAAAAATTCGAGGTGAAAATTCTAGCTGATACAGCCTTTGGCACTAAAGATTTTTCAACGGTATTCGTAAACTTAAATATCATGCTGTCCTTGGTATTGGTTGTAATCGTAAATTAA
- a CDS encoding GNAT family N-acetyltransferase → MNYQIVNQLNEKQIYELVELYKNEFWSKDRTYQRVVKMLEASDIIIALVNDDKDLIGFCRVLTDFIYRATLYDVIIKPNYRKMGFGVKLLDEVINHPQLKEVENIALFCLTEMIPFYERWGFQKDVDDIKLMRRHNPDFKEHKNDY, encoded by the coding sequence ATGAATTATCAAATCGTTAACCAGTTAAATGAAAAGCAAATTTACGAACTTGTGGAATTATACAAAAATGAATTCTGGAGCAAAGACAGAACATACCAGCGTGTTGTTAAGATGCTAGAGGCATCAGATATCATCATTGCTTTGGTAAATGATGACAAAGATTTAATTGGCTTTTGTCGCGTCCTGACTGATTTTATTTATCGAGCAACTCTTTATGATGTAATTATTAAACCTAACTATAGAAAAATGGGATTTGGTGTTAAATTATTAGATGAAGTAATTAATCATCCACAGTTGAAAGAAGTTGAAAATATTGCTCTTTTCTGTTTAACAGAAATGATACCTTTTTATGAGCGTTGGGGTTTCCAAAAAGATGTTGATGACATAAAATTAATGCGCCGTCATAACCCAGATTTTAAGGAACATAAAAATGATTATTAA
- a CDS encoding cupin domain-containing protein — protein sequence MIINPDNVPCRTTSVYPDVFKSRIAGRVKQALGNSAGLKNFGVNLVTLAPGSCSALRHWHTQQDEFIYIIQGEITLVTNAGEQILIPGMMAAFPAKEADGHQLVNKSQEIAIYLEVGDRTPGDLVYYPDDDLIAKSSDNGGWIFTHRDGDLYKI from the coding sequence ATGATTATTAATCCGGATAATGTACCTTGTCGAACAACTTCGGTTTATCCAGATGTATTCAAATCTCGAATTGCAGGACGAGTCAAACAGGCTTTAGGAAATTCAGCCGGATTGAAAAATTTTGGTGTGAACTTAGTCACTCTAGCACCTGGAAGTTGTTCAGCATTAAGACACTGGCATACTCAACAAGATGAGTTTATTTATATTATTCAAGGTGAAATAACTTTAGTTACTAATGCAGGTGAGCAAATCCTCATACCGGGAATGATGGCAGCTTTCCCCGCAAAAGAAGCAGATGGACATCAACTTGTGAATAAATCTCAAGAAATAGCAATTTATTTGGAAGTTGGAGATAGAACCCCAGGAGATTTAGTATATTATCCAGATGATGATTTGATTGCTAAATCTAGTGATAATGGAGGATGGATTTTTACACATCGAGATGGTGATTTGTATAAAATTTGA
- a CDS encoding alpha/beta fold hydrolase gives MLSNLFNWQSLILLGITAYHQLANIQEKSKIPPIGKLIDVGGHKLHLYAAGEGKITIILDHSLGGIDGYFLVEELAKISRVCIYDRAGYGSSQSSNKPRTSEQIVKELHILLQKAEIEPPYILVGNSFGSYNMRLYAHYFPEEVVGMILTDGLHEKQMLAMPFSMQLLKLFFTGSFFIASLGAALGIVRFLGIIGAFEVIKKELRQFPATKLKIVKRSFYSSRHWLTMFREMCSLNTSGHQLQKADYFGNMPIVNIKAITFLKLGLGRFYFSISPADKLRDAIQSNLLLLSTDCEQLLTERSSHFVWIDEPEVILTAVRRVLEKVENTKY, from the coding sequence TTGCTATCAAATTTATTTAACTGGCAATCATTGATACTATTAGGAATCACTGCATATCATCAACTTGCCAACATTCAAGAAAAATCAAAAATACCACCCATAGGAAAATTAATTGATGTCGGTGGACATAAATTACATCTTTATGCTGCTGGAGAAGGAAAGATCACAATAATTTTAGATCATAGTCTGGGGGGAATAGATGGCTATTTTTTAGTAGAAGAATTAGCGAAAATTTCACGAGTTTGTATTTATGATCGAGCCGGTTATGGTTCTAGTCAATCAAGTAATAAACCTCGGACAAGTGAACAAATAGTTAAAGAATTACATATCTTGTTGCAGAAGGCAGAAATTGAACCACCTTATATATTAGTTGGTAATTCTTTTGGTAGTTATAATATGCGTCTTTATGCTCATTATTTCCCGGAAGAAGTGGTGGGGATGATTTTAACAGATGGTTTGCATGAAAAACAGATGTTAGCGATGCCATTTAGTATGCAATTATTGAAGCTATTTTTTACAGGTTCTTTTTTTATTGCTTCCTTGGGTGCAGCATTAGGAATTGTTAGGTTTTTAGGGATAATAGGCGCTTTTGAAGTTATCAAAAAAGAACTTCGTCAGTTTCCAGCGACTAAATTAAAAATCGTGAAGCGTTCTTTTTATTCTTCACGACATTGGTTGACCATGTTTCGAGAAATGTGTAGTTTAAATACCAGCGGTCATCAATTGCAAAAAGCTGATTATTTTGGAAATATGCCAATTGTTAATATCAAAGCTATTACATTTCTGAAGCTTGGGTTGGGAAGGTTTTATTTTTCAATTTCACCAGCCGATAAACTGCGAGATGCTATACAATCTAATTTGCTTTTACTTTCGACTGACTGTGAACAATTATTGACAGAAAGAAGTAGTCATTTTGTATGGATAGACGAGCCGGAAGTTATTTTGACAGCAGTGAGAAGAGTTTTAGAGAAAGTTGAAAATACAAAGTATTAA